From a region of the Mycoplasma miroungigenitalium genome:
- a CDS encoding HAD family acid phosphatase: protein MNKKLKLLLVGTSAVSSLPIVAASCNNNETTKKINLNEEISKLPVEKQIELVSQLKLDKNAKAKIINKLNSGVGITGAIVWYMRSAEAKLQSLQAYTLATLAFDNLKKRAEEDKMDYKALNVQTGVVSNPKAGYGVPVVFMDVDETVFVNEKTESWMVAENNGRFSEDKKDSVDAKGNRRAVAGAIDFIKHVYANGGIVMFNSGIRQLKDSVEGIKKNLIKEGVDKKFLHDWMFWCSGVNPYKNDGTFATAPWAKAIEDFENKKGNSKVSTKNQRMNAVSDNTAGWDFSKSQTGAGDKVVTKVIMKIGDDASDFYDDAYKQQAKMDVTNKFFFDESNKEIKAIFTDVNGAKGVKVTVDKNTKKVKKEELAWHQFNLQVPGNSMYGSWTKGLSYGSFGSLWEELNNIYAESTDDSTK, encoded by the coding sequence ATGAATAAAAAATTAAAATTGTTACTTGTGGGTACTTCAGCTGTATCTTCTTTACCAATTGTTGCTGCTTCATGTAACAACAATGAAACAACTAAAAAAATAAATTTAAATGAAGAAATAAGTAAACTACCAGTTGAAAAACAAATTGAATTAGTTTCGCAACTTAAACTAGACAAAAACGCTAAAGCAAAAATTATCAATAAATTGAATTCTGGTGTTGGTATTACTGGTGCTATTGTTTGATATATGAGATCTGCAGAGGCTAAATTGCAATCATTACAAGCCTACACCCTGGCTACTCTTGCATTTGACAATCTAAAGAAACGTGCAGAAGAAGATAAAATGGACTACAAAGCGCTAAATGTTCAAACCGGTGTTGTTTCTAACCCTAAAGCCGGCTATGGCGTGCCAGTTGTATTTATGGATGTTGACGAAACAGTTTTTGTAAATGAAAAAACAGAATCATGAATGGTTGCCGAAAATAACGGAAGATTTAGTGAAGATAAAAAAGATTCAGTTGATGCCAAAGGTAACAGAAGAGCTGTTGCTGGTGCAATTGACTTTATTAAACACGTGTATGCTAACGGTGGCATCGTTATGTTTAACTCAGGAATTAGACAATTAAAAGACTCAGTCGAAGGCATCAAAAAGAACTTAATCAAAGAAGGGGTTGATAAAAAATTTCTACATGATTGAATGTTTTGATGTTCAGGAGTAAACCCATACAAAAATGATGGAACATTCGCAACAGCACCATGAGCTAAAGCTATTGAAGATTTTGAAAATAAAAAAGGTAATTCAAAAGTTTCAACAAAAAACCAAAGAATGAATGCTGTTAGTGATAATACAGCTGGTTGAGATTTTTCTAAATCGCAAACAGGTGCTGGTGATAAAGTAGTAACAAAAGTTATCATGAAAATTGGTGATGATGCAAGTGATTTCTACGATGACGCTTACAAACAACAAGCAAAAATGGATGTAACAAATAAATTCTTTTTCGATGAATCGAATAAAGAGATTAAAGCAATTTTTACTGATGTAAATGGAGCTAAAGGTGTTAAAGTAACTGTTGATAAAAATACAAAAAAAGTTAAAAAAGAAGAACTTGCTTGACACCAATTTAACCTACAAGTTCCCGGAAACTCTATGTACGGAAGCTGAACTAAAGGCCTAAGTTATGGATCGTTTGGTAGTCTTTGAGAAGAATTAAATAACATTTATGCTGAAAGTACAGATGATTCTACAAAATAA
- the tig gene encoding trigger factor, which yields MVKKDIVIDENKVEIKKTVVLKGQEWTDLQQKSKAELLKNLKVDGFRKGKVPANIAEKYVSKAQILQNAMSTYLSQKLDSILEEVKKESDRVIAVRPRVDLEKLDENEAVVELAYPLDTDLSNLKLDSVKVKFDLPKVTDADINEYINAKLKETALQLPLTSKQKTQNGDTVTLNYKGFVDGEEFDGGQAENFDLKLGSKTFIDTFEEQLLDKKIGYKGDVIVTFPKEYPVTKLAGKEATFNVEIVTAKRPEETKLTDENIYVLRAGAAKTLDEAKNVLKWVLLNNKIELSLNTFIEKYVQDVVDKNEIKINDMFVWYQVEQKRNQIISQLKQQNIKFEEYLKVLDKTEQEFNELVFKEEKAGIAFSLVSQKLLKEAGISNEVTEEDLTIWGNRTSMPTGLPTSFLTGFFMSDNQNKEQINQRILERKHVTALLAAKDPKAGEKLAKLEKELDENAAKIADEWNKRAEELKAAKMSETVANAEQKQEDLEKRISKKTKKSSK from the coding sequence ATGGTAAAAAAAGACATCGTTATTGATGAAAACAAAGTTGAAATCAAAAAAACAGTTGTTCTTAAAGGTCAAGAATGAACAGATTTACAACAAAAATCAAAAGCTGAATTACTAAAAAACCTAAAAGTTGACGGTTTTAGAAAAGGTAAAGTTCCAGCAAACATTGCAGAAAAATACGTTTCAAAAGCACAAATTTTACAAAATGCTATGAGCACATATTTGTCACAAAAACTTGATTCGATTCTTGAAGAAGTGAAAAAAGAATCAGATAGAGTTATTGCTGTTAGACCTCGTGTAGATCTAGAAAAACTAGATGAAAATGAAGCTGTTGTTGAATTAGCTTACCCATTAGATACTGATTTAAGTAATTTAAAATTAGACTCAGTTAAAGTTAAATTTGACTTACCTAAAGTTACAGATGCCGACATTAATGAATACATTAATGCAAAATTAAAAGAAACTGCGCTTCAATTACCACTTACTTCAAAACAAAAAACTCAAAATGGAGATACCGTTACATTAAACTACAAAGGTTTTGTTGATGGCGAAGAATTTGATGGTGGACAAGCTGAAAACTTTGATTTAAAATTAGGTTCTAAAACATTTATCGATACATTTGAAGAACAATTATTAGACAAGAAAATTGGCTATAAAGGTGATGTTATTGTTACATTCCCTAAAGAATATCCTGTAACTAAACTTGCTGGAAAAGAAGCAACATTTAATGTTGAAATTGTTACAGCTAAAAGACCAGAAGAAACAAAATTAACTGATGAAAACATTTATGTTTTAAGAGCAGGAGCAGCTAAAACTCTTGATGAAGCTAAAAATGTACTTAAATGAGTATTGCTTAACAATAAAATTGAACTTTCTTTAAACACATTTATTGAAAAATATGTTCAAGATGTTGTTGATAAAAACGAAATTAAAATTAACGATATGTTCGTTTGATACCAAGTTGAACAAAAACGTAACCAAATTATTTCTCAATTAAAACAACAAAACATTAAATTTGAAGAATACTTGAAAGTTTTAGACAAAACAGAACAAGAATTTAATGAGTTAGTATTTAAAGAAGAAAAAGCCGGTATTGCTTTCTCACTTGTTTCTCAAAAATTATTAAAAGAAGCAGGTATCAGCAATGAAGTTACAGAAGAAGACTTAACTATCTGAGGAAACAGAACTTCAATGCCTACAGGTTTACCAACAAGCTTTCTAACAGGCTTCTTTATGAGCGACAACCAAAATAAAGAACAAATTAACCAACGTATCTTAGAAAGAAAACACGTGACAGCACTGTTGGCTGCTAAAGATCCAAAAGCTGGTGAAAAATTAGCTAAACTAGAAAAAGAATTAGACGAAAACGCAGCTAAAATTGCTGATGAATGAAACAAAAGAGCTGAAGAATTAAAAGCAGCTAAAATGAGCGAAACTGTAGCAAATGCAGAACAAAAACAAGAAGACCTTGAAAAAAGAATCAGCAAAAAAACTAAAAAATCTAGTAAATAA
- a CDS encoding carbohydrate ABC transporter permease, with product MAKTKFKKESIFKVIQIILFMLPLLICILMFTILPIVDTFSKSLQYHPYESNQTITAINFKNYEKVFIDPDFTSAILNSTMIMILGTGISILLAFVFAIIIETFIFKTARNVFLALIYSQFFISSFAVGVSFIFLFGPKNVFFRLFGFDGASFTTGTHKLPIWVYYSLFQIWRSLPFNLILFASAINKANSKYFKLMKNDNIRLFEKIKHIYIKEVSKVFFAIIFTNFIFASLLYPQAILDQTTFDFSTNKAHTITSFVLDFMGASGKIYNPQKAYAAAFFGFIYLLFLLLLMLVIRPSNIKKIIFKLKTIHLKRGSYV from the coding sequence ATGGCAAAAACTAAATTTAAGAAAGAAAGTATTTTCAAAGTTATTCAAATTATTCTTTTTATGCTTCCTTTACTGATTTGTATCTTGATGTTTACTATTTTGCCTATTGTTGATACATTTAGTAAATCGTTGCAATATCATCCATATGAATCAAATCAGACAATTACTGCCATTAATTTTAAAAATTATGAAAAAGTATTTATTGATCCCGATTTTACCTCTGCAATATTAAACTCGACAATGATAATGATTTTAGGAACGGGTATTTCAATTTTATTGGCGTTTGTTTTTGCAATCATTATTGAAACATTCATTTTTAAAACAGCTCGAAACGTTTTTTTGGCTTTAATATATTCACAATTTTTCATTTCAAGTTTCGCGGTAGGTGTATCATTTATTTTCCTTTTTGGGCCCAAAAATGTGTTCTTTCGTTTATTTGGATTTGATGGTGCGAGTTTTACTACTGGTACCCATAAATTACCAATTTGAGTTTATTATTCATTGTTTCAGATCTGAAGATCATTACCATTCAATTTAATTTTGTTTGCTTCCGCAATAAACAAGGCAAACTCAAAATATTTTAAATTAATGAAAAATGATAATATCCGGTTGTTTGAAAAAATCAAACACATCTATATCAAAGAAGTTTCAAAAGTGTTTTTCGCAATTATTTTCACTAATTTCATTTTTGCTAGTTTGTTATATCCACAAGCAATTTTAGACCAAACAACGTTTGATTTTTCAACAAATAAAGCCCACACTATCACATCTTTTGTTTTAGATTTTATGGGAGCTAGCGGAAAAATTTATAATCCACAAAAAGCATATGCTGCTGCTTTCTTTGGGTTTATATATTTACTTTTCTTACTGTTATTAATGTTAGTCATTCGACCGTCAAACATAAAAAAGATTATTTTTAAATTGAAAACAATTCATTTAAAAAGGGGTAGCTATGTTTAA
- a CDS encoding HAD family acid phosphatase, translating into MNKKMKFLFVGATTLTTVPTLAAACNNKDNKDNKEIEKLNNQIKDLEKQLKESKQKDIDLKQEIEKLNKEQQLELISRLDLTKDEKATLINKLNSGAGIAGAIVWYMRSAEARVQAVQAYKLATIAFDNLKKHAETDKIDYKAVDKTTGLVKNPETGKSVPVVFMDVDETVFVNEYVESWMVVDEHMDWGVVDKENNITAEDFKDSVDAKGKRRAVPGAIEFINHVFENGGIVMFNSGIRQLQPAIDGISKNLIAAGVKKEYVHDWMFWCSGVKPFQESDKTKYDPTPWKTAVELFKNEKTNQWATSKNERMNAVSDNTTGWDFSKSQQGAGDKVVTKVIMRIGDDFNDFYDDAYKHFKDMDKTREYYEANLKELFENINGAKGVKVTKTKTGEGKNAKVKVTTEKVDWHQFNVQVPGNAMYGGWTRGLNYGTYDKIWELLNDIKNNSKDNFSETK; encoded by the coding sequence ATGAATAAAAAAATGAAATTTTTGTTTGTTGGTGCTACAACACTAACAACAGTACCAACATTGGCTGCAGCTTGCAACAACAAGGATAATAAAGACAATAAAGAAATTGAAAAATTAAACAATCAAATTAAAGATTTAGAAAAACAGCTAAAAGAATCTAAACAAAAAGATATTGATTTAAAACAAGAAATTGAAAAATTAAACAAAGAACAACAGTTAGAACTAATTTCTAGATTAGATTTAACCAAAGACGAAAAAGCGACTCTAATCAATAAATTGAATAGTGGAGCTGGAATTGCAGGAGCAATTGTCTGATACATGAGATCAGCAGAAGCAAGAGTTCAAGCAGTACAAGCATATAAATTAGCAACTATTGCTTTTGATAATCTAAAAAAACACGCTGAAACAGACAAAATAGATTACAAAGCCGTCGATAAAACTACTGGATTAGTAAAAAACCCTGAAACTGGAAAATCAGTACCGGTAGTATTTATGGACGTTGATGAAACTGTATTTGTTAATGAATACGTTGAATCATGAATGGTTGTCGATGAACACATGGATTGAGGCGTTGTTGATAAAGAAAACAATATTACTGCCGAAGATTTCAAAGACTCTGTTGATGCCAAAGGTAAAAGACGTGCTGTTCCTGGCGCTATTGAATTTATTAACCACGTTTTTGAAAACGGGGGAATCGTAATGTTTAACTCAGGAATTAGACAATTACAACCTGCTATTGATGGAATTAGCAAAAACTTAATTGCTGCCGGAGTTAAAAAAGAATACGTACACGACTGAATGTTCTGATGTTCAGGTGTTAAACCATTCCAAGAATCTGACAAAACTAAATATGATCCAACTCCTTGAAAAACTGCTGTTGAACTATTTAAAAACGAAAAAACAAATCAATGAGCTACAAGCAAAAACGAAAGAATGAACGCTGTTAGCGACAACACAACTGGTTGAGATTTTTCTAAATCACAACAAGGTGCTGGTGATAAAGTTGTGACAAAAGTAATTATGAGAATCGGTGACGACTTTAATGACTTTTATGATGATGCTTATAAACACTTTAAAGACATGGACAAAACCAGAGAATATTACGAAGCAAATCTAAAAGAATTATTTGAAAATATTAATGGAGCTAAAGGTGTTAAAGTAACTAAAACAAAAACTGGTGAAGGTAAGAATGCAAAAGTAAAAGTTACTACAGAAAAAGTTGACTGACACCAATTTAATGTTCAAGTTCCTGGAAACGCAATGTATGGTGGTTGAACCAGAGGACTTAACTATGGTACTTATGACAAGATTTGAGAACTACTTAATGACATTAAAAACAACTCAAAAGATAATTTTTCAGAAACAAAATAA
- the mnmG gene encoding tRNA uridine-5-carboxymethylaminomethyl(34) synthesis enzyme MnmG, with the protein MNNKINKYEAIVVGGGHAGLEAAFALAHKKHKTLLISFNKNRLGMMPCNPSIGGPAKGIITREIDALGGMQGFWADQATIQLKMLNQSKGPAVWALRAQIDKEKYSQIIKKEVEKEPYLDLLEAGVEEILTDKNRFVGVKLDTGQSIYSEVCVITTGTYMDSRILRGDETTQSGPDNERTTKTLSKSLKDHGFTIQRLKTGTPPRIWSDSIDYSEVEQEILDDINLSFSSRSHVNVPTQIACHLTYTNAETHRIINENLHRSAMYSGLIEGIGPRYCPSIEDKIVKFASKERHQIFFEPETADGTITYVNGLSTSLPIDVQDKIIRTIPGLKNARVQKWAYAIEYDAIDPLQLKPSLETKIVKNLFTAGQINGTSGYEEAAGQGLVAGINAGLKLEHKDPIIILRNHAYLGVLIDDLVTKGTKEPYRMLTSRAEYRLLLRNDNADIRLAEYGLYAQTLSIQQYQQVIDKYKMIDDEIQRLHTTYLSGKSDVAQKYQIFDGVTLLKVLSRPDVDPSDIIPDFEYQKELTIMVRLHGYIEKQKTDASKMVRLENLKIPSDIDYEQVKNIATEAKQKFIKIRPQTIGQASRISGINPADIQMLMFHIESKNNEKN; encoded by the coding sequence ATGAATAACAAGATTAATAAATATGAAGCAATTGTTGTTGGCGGTGGGCACGCAGGACTTGAGGCTGCGTTTGCTTTAGCACACAAAAAACATAAAACCCTTTTAATTTCTTTCAATAAAAATAGACTTGGTATGATGCCTTGTAACCCTTCAATTGGTGGGCCGGCAAAAGGAATAATTACTCGCGAAATTGATGCCTTGGGAGGTATGCAAGGATTTTGAGCTGACCAAGCTACAATTCAGTTAAAAATGCTTAATCAGTCAAAAGGGCCAGCAGTTTGAGCACTTAGGGCTCAAATTGACAAAGAAAAATATTCTCAAATCATTAAAAAAGAAGTTGAAAAAGAACCATACCTAGATTTGTTGGAAGCTGGTGTTGAAGAAATATTGACAGATAAAAACCGTTTTGTCGGTGTTAAATTAGATACCGGACAAAGCATATATTCCGAGGTTTGTGTTATAACAACTGGTACTTATATGGATTCTAGAATTTTGCGTGGTGACGAAACAACACAAAGCGGACCTGATAACGAAAGAACAACTAAAACATTATCAAAATCTTTAAAAGACCATGGCTTTACCATTCAAAGATTAAAGACTGGAACACCACCTAGAATTTGATCGGACTCAATAGATTACAGTGAAGTCGAGCAAGAAATACTAGATGACATAAATCTTAGTTTCTCTTCTCGTTCACATGTTAATGTGCCTACACAAATTGCTTGCCATTTAACATATACTAACGCAGAAACACACAGAATTATCAATGAAAATCTACACAGAAGTGCAATGTATTCAGGATTAATTGAAGGAATAGGACCTAGATATTGTCCTTCAATCGAGGATAAGATTGTTAAATTTGCATCAAAAGAAAGACACCAAATATTTTTCGAACCAGAAACAGCTGATGGAACAATAACATATGTTAATGGACTTTCAACATCGTTACCAATTGATGTGCAGGATAAAATTATTCGAACAATTCCAGGTTTAAAAAATGCAAGAGTCCAAAAATGAGCATATGCTATTGAATATGATGCTATCGACCCATTACAACTTAAACCTTCATTAGAAACAAAGATTGTTAAAAACTTATTTACTGCCGGTCAAATTAACGGTACTAGCGGATATGAAGAAGCAGCTGGTCAAGGGTTAGTAGCAGGAATTAACGCCGGTTTAAAACTAGAACATAAAGACCCTATAATTATTTTAAGAAATCACGCTTATTTAGGCGTATTAATTGATGACTTAGTAACCAAAGGTACAAAAGAACCATATAGAATGTTGACATCTCGTGCAGAATATAGACTTTTACTAAGAAATGATAATGCCGACATTCGTTTAGCTGAATACGGTTTATATGCTCAGACTCTTTCCATACAACAATACCAACAAGTAATTGACAAGTACAAAATGATTGATGATGAAATACAAAGACTTCATACAACTTATTTATCAGGAAAATCAGATGTTGCTCAAAAATATCAAATTTTTGATGGGGTTACATTGCTAAAAGTATTATCTAGACCAGATGTTGACCCAAGCGATATAATTCCAGATTTCGAATATCAAAAAGAATTAACAATTATGGTTAGATTGCACGGTTATATTGAAAAACAAAAAACTGATGCTTCGAAAATGGTGCGACTTGAAAACCTAAAAATTCCATCAGATATTGATTACGAGCAAGTCAAAAACATCGCAACCGAAGCTAAACAAAAGTTTATCAAAATTCGCCCTCAGACAATTGGGCAAGCTTCACGAATCAGTGGAATTAATCCAGCCGATATACAAATGTTAATGTTTCACATCGAAAGCAAAAATAATGAAAAAAATTAA
- a CDS encoding 23S rRNA (pseudouridine(1915)-N(3))-methyltransferase RlmH, with amino-acid sequence MKKIKIISVGTLNPDFKKLFLHYQKKISHYYQINTVEVKEFSEEKNIEVKKSKETKLIIDLIPKDSFVMMCSLQGKQFNSVELSEIIDSHDEITFIIGGSDGMDENLINTNIKFSFSKLTFPHQLFRIMLGEQIYRAATILNNKKYHK; translated from the coding sequence ATGAAAAAAATTAAAATCATATCCGTCGGTACACTGAATCCTGATTTTAAAAAGTTATTTTTGCATTACCAAAAAAAAATTTCTCACTATTATCAAATAAATACTGTAGAGGTTAAAGAATTCAGTGAAGAAAAAAATATTGAGGTTAAAAAATCAAAAGAAACTAAGTTAATTATAGATTTAATTCCAAAAGATTCGTTTGTTATGATGTGTTCTCTACAAGGGAAGCAGTTTAACTCGGTTGAGTTAAGCGAGATTATTGACTCACATGATGAAATAACATTCATAATTGGTGGATCGGATGGAATGGATGAAAATTTAATAAATACGAACATAAAATTTTCATTTTCTAAACTAACTTTTCCACATCAACTATTCAGAATTATGTTGGGTGAACAAATTTATCGAGCAGCAACAATCTTAAACAACAAAAAATATCATAAATAA
- a CDS encoding ABC transporter ATP-binding protein, giving the protein MNKSLSDKYHLINIKNLKFKYKKNQDFYDLDINELRIKGNQIVSLLGPSGSGKTTLLNLLLGYLKPTEGEIIIQDNPKTHEIAYIMQENSIYENVSVFNNIFLSAKNYQKWVDSVRIEYFDEYFSVNQNDKLFALYLNYVNSTVTPLQKEYVKKWRWFKFVWKLFWDKKVKNKFIILRDIKIKNLFKKELNIVAKKLEIDELLDKNVNELSGGQKQRVAFAKGIIKKTKLVLMDEPFSALDAKIKESTIDWLLKIKKEFNLSIVIVTHDQHDALKISDKIILLDKGVVQQYSTGDKMYENPQNLFVAKFIGSPEINFIETKGDYSYYIRQNKIELNAVRNGKYKITGKKHFGDSILYYVEINPNLVWQIVLKNEDIRINQRVNIKYMNSDVLVFNKNGDRVYGKN; this is encoded by the coding sequence ATGAATAAATCATTAAGCGATAAATATCATTTAATTAATATAAAAAATCTTAAATTTAAGTACAAAAAAAATCAAGATTTTTATGATTTGGATATTAATGAATTACGAATTAAAGGAAACCAAATCGTTTCATTATTAGGTCCATCTGGTTCAGGGAAAACAACTCTTTTGAATTTGCTCTTAGGTTATTTAAAACCAACGGAAGGTGAAATAATAATTCAAGATAATCCTAAGACTCACGAAATAGCATATATCATGCAAGAAAATTCTATTTATGAAAATGTATCTGTTTTTAACAACATATTTTTAAGTGCAAAAAACTATCAAAAATGAGTTGATAGTGTTCGTATTGAGTATTTTGATGAATACTTTAGCGTAAATCAAAATGACAAGTTATTTGCCTTGTATTTGAACTATGTTAATTCAACGGTGACCCCACTGCAAAAAGAATATGTAAAAAAATGAAGATGATTCAAATTTGTTTGAAAACTATTTTGAGATAAAAAAGTCAAAAACAAATTTATAATTTTGCGTGATATAAAAATAAAAAATCTTTTCAAAAAAGAATTAAATATTGTTGCTAAAAAGTTAGAAATTGATGAACTACTTGACAAAAATGTTAATGAGCTTTCTGGAGGCCAAAAGCAACGGGTTGCTTTTGCTAAAGGAATAATTAAAAAAACAAAATTGGTGCTAATGGATGAACCGTTTAGCGCCTTAGATGCCAAAATAAAAGAATCAACCATTGATTGATTATTGAAAATAAAAAAAGAATTCAATTTAAGTATTGTTATTGTTACTCACGATCAACATGACGCTTTGAAAATAAGCGATAAGATTATTTTACTAGATAAAGGAGTTGTTCAACAATATAGCACCGGTGATAAAATGTACGAAAACCCGCAAAATCTTTTTGTTGCGAAATTTATTGGTTCTCCAGAAATTAATTTTATTGAAACTAAAGGCGATTACTCATACTATATAAGACAAAACAAAATTGAATTAAACGCAGTTAGAAATGGTAAATATAAAATAACAGGTAAAAAACATTTCGGAGATTCTATTCTTTATTATGTTGAAATCAATCCTAATTTGGTGTGACAAATTGTTTTAAAAAATGAAGATATTAGAATTAATCAAAGGGTAAATATTAAATATATGAATTCTGATGTGTTAGTTTTTAACAAAAACGGAGATAGAGTCTATGGCAAAAACTAA
- a CDS encoding tRNA (cytidine(34)-2'-O)-methyltransferase, producing MLNIVLYQPEICPNTGNIIRTCFALGAKLHIIKPLGFDLLPSKLSRPAAGRLLSDIQHEVHNSYDDFFKKYGNKKIFYITRYGTHSYTEPNYKTVANTDGEIWVMFGKESTGIDKKILHDNLDRCLRIPMVTAMRSLNLANCVCIIGYEIMRHLNFDGLNFFETQKGKDFLENINETNQ from the coding sequence ATGTTAAATATTGTTCTATACCAACCCGAAATTTGCCCTAATACTGGTAACATAATAAGAACCTGCTTTGCATTGGGCGCAAAACTACACATTATTAAACCATTAGGTTTTGACTTATTACCATCAAAGCTTTCCCGCCCAGCAGCTGGAAGACTTTTAAGCGATATTCAACACGAAGTTCATAATTCATACGACGATTTTTTTAAAAAATATGGCAACAAAAAGATTTTCTACATTACTAGATATGGTACTCATTCTTATACTGAACCCAATTACAAAACTGTAGCGAACACTGATGGCGAAATATGAGTAATGTTTGGTAAAGAATCAACGGGAATTGATAAAAAAATTTTGCACGATAATTTAGATAGATGTTTAAGAATTCCAATGGTTACTGCTATGAGAAGTTTAAATTTAGCAAACTGCGTTTGTATAATTGGCTATGAAATTATGAGACATCTAAATTTTGACGGATTGAACTTTTTTGAAACTCAAAAAGGCAAGGATTTTTTGGAGAATATAAATGAAACTAATCAGTAG